The nucleotide sequence AAGGAGTCGATGTTGTCTTCCATGCCGGTGCGCTCGACGTTTTCTTCCGCGGCCCGGGGGGCGGCGGGCTTGGACTTGCGCCGGCGGCGGGCGATGATCTCCTTGAGGAGTTCGTCGCGGCCCATGTAGCAGTCCAGGCACATGTCCTCGCGGGGGCTGAATTCCGAGGAGCGCTTGCGCAGGTTGCAGACCCGACACAGACGGTGGTCGGCCACGGCCACGGTCGGTTCGTCCTCGTCCTCGTCCTCGGCGAAGGCTTCCTCGGGAGCATCGACGATCTCCTCGTCGCCCTCCTCGGGGAGTTCCCGCTCGCGTTCGCGCTCACGCTCCTTGCGTACGGGCTTTTCCTTGCGCGCCTTGGCCGCGGCCGGGCGTTCGACGGCCGGTTCGTCGCCGGCGTCGGCTTCGATGCGCAGGCTGTAGGGCCCCTTGCGGGTACGCAGCGTCAGTTCGACGGCGAGCAACTCCGGGAACAGCTCGGCGAAAATCCGCACCAGTTGGAACTTCTTGTCCACGCCCTTGCGGCGCACCCGGATATAAGCCCGGTTGCCCTGCACCGTGGGCCAGATGGCCTTGTCCAGGTTGGCCTGACCGTCCTGCAGGAACCGGCCTTCGACCACGAAGCCTTCCTCGCAGATGAAATAGTCCGTTCCGGGCTCGCAGTGGAAATAGTCCGCTTCCGGGGGTATTTTCTTCCAAACCAAAGCCGCTTCCTCATCCGGCCGCGCGCGGCGGCCCTGTTAGAATCCCAGATCCTGATTGATCAGGACCACCGTGACGCGTCCCCGGGGGAAGCACTTCTCGGTAATGGTCCACACGTTGCAAATGCGCTGCGGGCTGCCGCAATCCTGGCAATGGGAGGTGGCCACGCAGGGCGTGTTCTTGGACAAGCGCATGGCGTTGACCGGGGCGGCGTAATTTTTGACGCGGGCCATGCCCGTAGCCACGTCGGGCACGATCTTGTTGCGCCCCAGGAGCACCACCACATGTCGGGGGCCGAAATTGATGGCGCAGGCCCGGTTGCCGATCATGTCGAGATTGACGAGCTTGCCGTCCTGCGTGACGGCGTTGGAGCCGGTGACGAAGAGGTCGGCCAAAAGGGCCTGACGGCGGCGTTCGTACATTTCCTCGGCCGGGATGGCATGGTCCATGGTATTGATGATGGACAGCTCCGGCCGGGCGGCCAAAAGCACCGGCAGGCCGGTGGCAGCCAGGGTCATGGAACCGCCGTAGGACACGACCTTGGGCGCCGTGGCCGGCAGCACCTCGCCGATGACGACCTGGGCCGCTTCCTCGGCGTCAGCCACGACATGGACGAGAAAATGATTGTCCGAAAGAGCCTTGGCCGTGTCGGCCAGGCGTTTTTCGAAGTAGGCCTGAACAGGCGCCAACATGCCGCCTCCTTTGCC is from Solidesulfovibrio magneticus RS-1 and encodes:
- a CDS encoding lactate utilization protein, whose amino-acid sequence is MLAPVQAYFEKRLADTAKALSDNHFLVHVVADAEEAAQVVIGEVLPATAPKVVSYGGSMTLAATGLPVLLAARPELSIINTMDHAIPAEEMYERRRQALLADLFVTGSNAVTQDGKLVNLDMIGNRACAINFGPRHVVVLLGRNKIVPDVATGMARVKNYAAPVNAMRLSKNTPCVATSHCQDCGSPQRICNVWTITEKCFPRGRVTVVLINQDLGF